A genomic window from Chlorobium phaeobacteroides DSM 266 includes:
- a CDS encoding YqaE/Pmp3 family membrane protein: protein MDIRRWILAFVLPPAAVMNKEAGTIMLTGILTLLGWVPGVTAAVIMLVQEQRQAKA from the coding sequence ATGGACATTCGCAGATGGATTCTGGCTTTTGTTCTCCCTCCCGCCGCCGTCATGAACAAAGAAGCCGGCACAATAATGCTCACCGGAATTCTGACCCTGTTAGGATGGGTGCCGGGCGTTACAGCGGCCGTGATCATGCTGGTTCAGGAACAGAGACAGGCCAAAGCATAA